One Parageobacillus sp. KH3-4 genomic region harbors:
- the trmL gene encoding tRNA (uridine(34)/cytosine(34)/5-carboxymethylaminomethyluridine(34)-2'-O)-methyltransferase TrmL: protein MPLHVVLYQPEIPANTGNIARTCAATDTALHLIRPLGFSTDDKMLKRAGLDYWPYVNISYYDSLDELFERYPHGEFYFITKFGKKYYDSFDFSDTKKDLFFVFGRETTGLPKDLLEANMDRCLRIPMNDKVRSLNLSNTAAILVYEALRQQKFNGLF from the coding sequence TGCCACTACATGTAGTATTATATCAACCGGAAATTCCAGCAAATACGGGGAACATTGCACGTACTTGCGCAGCGACAGATACAGCGCTTCATTTGATTCGTCCGCTCGGTTTTTCCACAGATGATAAAATGTTAAAGCGAGCGGGGCTGGACTATTGGCCGTATGTCAATATTTCTTATTACGATTCGCTAGATGAGTTATTTGAGCGATACCCGCACGGAGAGTTTTACTTTATCACGAAGTTTGGCAAAAAATATTATGATTCCTTCGATTTTAGTGATACCAAAAAAGATCTTTTTTTTGTGTTTGGGCGTGAAACGACAGGATTGCCAAAAGATTTGCTTGAAGCGAATATGGACCGCTGTCTGCGCATTCCGATGAATGATAAAGTTCGTTCATTAAATCTGTCAAATACCGCCGCTATTTTAGTGTATGAAGCGTTGCGCCAACAAAAATTTAACGGTTTATTTTAA
- a CDS encoding recombinase family protein: MRCVMYRRVSTDMQKEEGFSLEAQKMRLEAFALSQGWTIVDDYCDDGYSAKNMDRPALQRLIKDMQQKKFDVVIVYRLDRLVRSVLDLHKLLKIMQKYDVMFKSATESFETTTANGRLFITIVATIAEWERETIAERVFENMLERSKTGQRNGAPAPYGYDLIDGELRINLEEAKWVRFIFEKYKTHGSQNIAKQLNKQGVKTKKGEMWSDFAVRYVLRNPIYAGYIRWNYRSISKQKLGGQPVITPIKQENFVPIISEETFREVQELLQNRYNMAFRSGNHYPFSGVVRCAKCGKSFTGAQRKRKSGGVYRYYKCQGRFKFGNCDVQTIAEEAIEQVFLEALHIPEKLELEVETNELEKELDSDFIEKQLQKLKGRKERIKELYITGEIPKDEYNKRMQEIAVQEMELYELLNEYEEEASLEEIKTVLENIKKEWHNLSYEAKKYAIHSLFEYITIEVVEPTKMGKYPKPPKLKITDYRFR; this comes from the coding sequence ATGAGATGCGTAATGTATCGTCGGGTAAGTACTGATATGCAAAAAGAAGAAGGATTCTCCTTAGAAGCACAAAAAATGCGGCTAGAAGCGTTTGCGCTTTCGCAAGGCTGGACGATTGTCGATGACTATTGTGATGATGGCTATTCAGCCAAAAACATGGACCGCCCAGCTTTGCAGCGACTAATAAAGGATATGCAGCAAAAGAAATTCGATGTCGTCATTGTTTATCGCTTGGACCGACTTGTTCGTTCGGTCCTCGATCTCCATAAATTGCTTAAAATCATGCAAAAATACGATGTGATGTTCAAATCTGCCACGGAGTCATTTGAAACGACAACAGCGAACGGACGCCTTTTCATTACTATCGTTGCCACAATCGCAGAATGGGAACGGGAAACCATAGCAGAGCGCGTCTTCGAAAATATGCTTGAACGTTCCAAAACAGGGCAGAGAAACGGCGCTCCTGCCCCATACGGGTATGATTTGATTGATGGAGAGCTGCGCATTAACCTGGAAGAAGCCAAATGGGTGCGTTTTATCTTTGAAAAATACAAAACACACGGCTCACAAAACATCGCAAAGCAGCTTAATAAGCAAGGTGTAAAAACGAAAAAAGGAGAAATGTGGAGCGACTTTGCCGTTCGCTATGTTCTGCGCAATCCGATTTACGCCGGCTATATTCGCTGGAACTATCGCAGTATATCAAAACAAAAACTTGGTGGGCAGCCCGTAATCACACCAATCAAACAAGAAAATTTCGTGCCTATCATTTCAGAAGAAACGTTCCGAGAAGTACAGGAACTTTTGCAAAATCGTTACAATATGGCATTTCGTTCGGGCAACCATTACCCTTTTTCCGGCGTCGTCCGCTGCGCCAAATGCGGAAAGTCATTTACAGGAGCTCAAAGAAAACGGAAATCTGGAGGCGTATATCGCTACTATAAATGCCAAGGTCGCTTCAAATTTGGCAACTGCGATGTGCAAACTATCGCCGAAGAAGCGATCGAACAGGTATTTTTGGAAGCACTTCATATTCCGGAAAAACTAGAACTCGAAGTCGAAACGAATGAATTGGAAAAAGAATTAGACTCTGACTTCATTGAAAAACAACTTCAAAAACTGAAAGGGCGAAAAGAACGCATCAAAGAACTCTACATCACAGGAGAAATCCCCAAAGACGAATACAACAAACGAATGCAAGAGATTGCAGTTCAGGAAATGGAATTATATGAACTTCTAAACGAGTACGAAGAAGAAGCTTCACTTGAAGAAATCAAAACGGTGTTAGAAAATATTAAAAAAGAATGGCACAACCTAAGCTATGAAGCGAAAAAGTACGCCATTCATTCTTTGTTTGAATACATCACGATTGAAGTCGTCGAACCGACGAAAATGGGAAAATATCCAAAACCGCCGAAGCTTAAAATTACAGACTACCGCTTCCGATAG